A region of Diospyros lotus cultivar Yz01 chromosome 3, ASM1463336v1, whole genome shotgun sequence DNA encodes the following proteins:
- the LOC127796833 gene encoding uncharacterized protein LOC127796833, which yields MEFLEAFPYIIKYKKGNSNIVADALSRRYGLITMMNAKLLGFELIKDQYMDDPTFASTYLVCEKGGAVNGFYRHEGYLFKSGKLCIPNGSIRELLVWEAHGGGLPGHFGEKKTLELIKTHFY from the coding sequence ATGGAGTTCTTAGAAGCCTTTCCATACATCATCAAGTACAAAAAGGGAAATTCAAATATAGTGGCAGATGCATTATCACGGAGGTATGGTCTCATTACCATGATGAATGCTAAACTATTGGGATTTGAATTGATTAAAGATCAGTATATGGATGACCCAACCTTTGCTTCTACATACTTGGTTTGTGAAAAGGGAGGGGCTGTTAATGGTTTCTATAGGCATGAAGGGTACTTGTTTAAATCTGGGAAGCTTTGTATTCCTAATGGATCTATCAGGGAGCTCTTGGTGTGGGAAGCACATGGGGGAGGTTTACCTGGTCACTTTGGTGAAAAGAAGACTTTGGAGCTGATTAAAACACACTTCTATTAG